A genomic segment from Arcobacter acticola encodes:
- the pyrF gene encoding orotidine-5'-phosphate decarboxylase → MSNAMKLCVSLDLSSAEENLELVKQIKDFDVWLKVGFRTYIRDGKSFLEKIKAINPNFKIFLDLKLYDIPNTMADAAQEIANFGLVDMFNVHASSGVEAMSTVMNRIKDIPNKPLVLAVTALTSFDNDAFKAIYNEDIKTKARQFAIDTYNSGVDGVVCSAYESFDIKNNTSKEFITLCPGIRPFGEDSGDQKRVADIAFAKKNLVDFIVVGRPIYKSSNPKNVVEEILKNI, encoded by the coding sequence ATGAGTAATGCTATGAAATTATGTGTATCTTTAGATTTATCAAGTGCTGAAGAAAATTTAGAACTAGTAAAACAAATAAAAGATTTTGATGTTTGGTTAAAAGTTGGATTTAGAACTTACATTAGAGATGGAAAATCATTTTTAGAAAAAATAAAAGCTATTAATCCTAATTTTAAAATCTTCTTAGATTTAAAACTTTATGATATACCAAATACAATGGCAGATGCAGCCCAAGAGATTGCAAACTTTGGTTTAGTAGATATGTTTAACGTTCATGCTAGTTCAGGCGTAGAAGCTATGAGTACTGTTATGAATAGAATTAAAGATATTCCAAATAAACCTTTAGTTTTAGCTGTAACTGCACTTACTTCTTTTGATAATGATGCTTTTAAAGCAATTTATAATGAAGATATAAAAACAAAAGCAAGACAATTTGCAATTGATACATATAATTCAGGTGTTGATGGAGTTGTATGTTCTGCTTATGAAAGTTTTGATATAAAAAATAATACTTCAAAAGAGTTTATTACTCTATGTCCAGGAATTAGACCTTTTGGTGAAGACAGTGGTGATCAAAAAAGAGTTGCTGATATTGCATTTGCTAAAAAAAACCTTGTTGATTTCATAGTTGTTGGAAGACCAATATATAAATCTTCTAATCCAAAAAATGTAGTTGAAGAGATATTAAAAAATATTTAA
- the nusB gene encoding transcription antitermination factor NusB codes for MATRTQARESVIGLLYAYDLGNEGIVKFVDEILEDKKIRNQQKEFALKLFNGTIQNIEAIDKEIISHLNQGTLEDIGSVEKSILKLAIYEILFEDLPKAIVINEAIELSKKLASDGAPKFVNGLLDKVIKA; via the coding sequence TTGGCAACAAGAACACAAGCAAGAGAGTCTGTAATTGGGTTATTGTATGCTTACGATTTGGGAAATGAAGGTATTGTAAAATTTGTTGATGAAATTTTAGAAGATAAAAAAATTAGAAATCAACAAAAAGAATTTGCTTTAAAACTTTTTAATGGAACTATACAAAATATTGAAGCTATTGATAAAGAAATTATTTCACATTTAAATCAAGGAACATTAGAAGATATTGGTTCTGTTGAAAAATCAATTCTAAAACTTGCGATTTATGAAATATTATTTGAAGATTTACCAAAAGCTATCGTTATTAATGAAGCAATTGAATTATCAAAAAAATTAGCAAGTGATGGTGCTCCAAAATTTGTAAATGGATTATTAGATAAAGTTATAAAGGCTTAA
- the ribH gene encoding 6,7-dimethyl-8-ribityllumazine synthase has product MKIIEGNLRLKGTERVAIINGRFNHIITDRLVEGARDAFKRHGGNDDNLDLILVPGAFEIPFALENALASGKYDAICCVGAVIRGATPHFDYISAEATKGIATVGIKHGKPVANGVLTTDTIEQAIERAGSKVGNKGAEAMVTIIEMLDLYSEMGK; this is encoded by the coding sequence ATGAAAATTATTGAAGGTAATTTGCGATTAAAAGGTACTGAAAGAGTAGCTATTATAAATGGAAGATTTAATCATATTATAACAGATAGATTGGTTGAAGGTGCAAGGGATGCATTTAAAAGACATGGAGGAAATGATGATAATTTAGATTTGATTTTAGTTCCAGGTGCTTTTGAAATCCCTTTTGCATTAGAAAATGCACTTGCAAGTGGAAAATATGATGCAATTTGTTGTGTTGGTGCAGTTATAAGAGGAGCTACTCCTCATTTTGACTATATCTCAGCTGAAGCTACAAAAGGAATTGCAACTGTTGGAATTAAACACGGTAAACCTGTTGCAAATGGAGTTTTAACAACTGATACAATTGAGCAAGCAATTGAGCGAGCTGGTTCTAAAGTTGGTAATAAAGGTGCAGAAGCTATGGTTACTATTATTGAAATGCTAGATTTATATAGCGAAATGGGGAAGTAA
- the kdsA gene encoding 3-deoxy-8-phosphooctulonate synthase: MKILTGPCVLEDRDTVMRIAEKLKPLSEDKRVEFYFKASFDKANRTSISSFRGPGLDEGLKLFQEIKEQFGYKVVTDIHESYQAAPAGEVMDILQIPAFLCRQTDLLVAAAKTPAIINIKKGQFLAADAMKHPVEKILNTRGITEVSYETSEKAGVWLCERGNTFGYGALVVDMRNLLLLRKYAPVIFDATHSVQIPSTGGTTGGNSSFVPYMAKAAAAVGVDGFFFETHENPSAALSDGPNMLKIEDLYKTVSDIFAIKEALGYN; this comes from the coding sequence ATGAAAATTTTAACAGGACCATGTGTATTAGAAGATAGAGATACAGTAATGAGAATTGCTGAAAAATTAAAACCATTAAGTGAAGATAAAAGAGTTGAATTTTATTTTAAAGCTTCATTTGATAAAGCAAATAGAACAAGTATAAGCTCTTTTAGAGGCCCAGGACTTGATGAGGGATTAAAGCTATTCCAAGAAATAAAAGAGCAATTTGGATATAAAGTTGTAACTGATATTCATGAATCATATCAAGCAGCACCTGCTGGTGAAGTAATGGATATTTTACAAATTCCTGCATTTTTATGTAGACAAACTGATTTATTAGTAGCAGCAGCTAAAACACCTGCAATTATAAATATTAAAAAAGGACAATTCTTAGCAGCTGATGCAATGAAACATCCAGTTGAAAAAATTCTAAATACAAGAGGAATAACAGAAGTTTCTTATGAGACTTCTGAAAAAGCTGGAGTTTGGCTTTGTGAAAGAGGAAATACTTTTGGATATGGTGCATTAGTTGTTGATATGAGAAATCTGCTTTTATTAAGAAAATATGCTCCTGTAATTTTTGATGCAACACATAGTGTTCAAATTCCAAGCACAGGTGGAACAACAGGTGGAAACTCTTCATTTGTTCCATATATGGCAAAAGCAGCTGCTGCTGTTGGAGTTGATGGATTTTTCTTTGAAACACATGAAAACCCAAGTGCTGCACTTAGTGATGGACCAAATATGCTAAAAATCGAAGACTTATATAAAACAGTAAGTGACATTTTTGCTATTAAAGAGGCTTTAGGATATAATTAA
- a CDS encoding potassium channel family protein, which translates to MRNNSLFIILQKMRKPFLVILITYTISMIGFLLIPGMDLNGNTYHMTIFDAFYFISYTATTIGFGELPYPFTYTQRIWVTFSTYLTVLGWFYSIGSLLTLLQDQLFLQEIEKTKFLRQIKNLNEKFIVVLGYNQITRKIITKALNQGLRTVVITKDKMEINNLLLENFTPTVPVLFSENYSVKVLEVAGLNKRNCKAIVSLLEDDALNLKITLIAKTLNKNIKVAVKSTTTNHTENLKDLNAEVVINPFSIISSEINMALSAPNLFKLEKWLYGIDDLNATLPIFPKGLYIICGYGRMGRKIFEKLTDTNVEVKLIELDKNKDRKFTPDEISHLVFGNADDKELLLNVGIENAVAIVAATEDDTTNLSILATAKKLNPNIVTIVRENDILDDFLFKNANINHIFTPSKILVNKVTNALVNPLSDKFLKMIIKKDNEWASKLVSKLLQEIDAKPLLLEVEISESTTPQIFNYLKSEEIAYLSLLGISLHNKEHRNNIVPLLLQRENDIILTPEWENEIKIGDKILLACDNHAKDDIEYICQNAYEFYYAITGKEKRTIFKGIK; encoded by the coding sequence TTGAGAAATAATTCTTTATTTATAATATTACAAAAAATGAGGAAACCATTTTTAGTAATATTAATAACATATACTATTTCAATGATAGGCTTCCTTTTAATTCCAGGTATGGATTTAAATGGAAATACTTATCATATGACTATTTTTGATGCTTTTTATTTTATTTCGTATACAGCAACTACAATAGGATTTGGTGAGTTACCTTACCCTTTTACTTACACTCAAAGAATTTGGGTTACTTTTTCAACATATTTAACGGTTTTAGGATGGTTTTATAGTATTGGTTCATTACTTACTTTATTGCAAGATCAACTATTTTTACAAGAAATAGAAAAAACAAAATTTTTAAGACAAATAAAAAATCTAAATGAAAAATTTATTGTGGTTCTTGGATATAACCAAATCACAAGAAAAATTATTACAAAAGCTCTTAATCAAGGCTTACGAACAGTTGTGATAACAAAAGATAAAATGGAAATAAATAATTTACTTTTAGAAAATTTTACACCAACAGTACCTGTATTATTTAGTGAAAACTATTCTGTAAAAGTTTTAGAAGTAGCAGGTTTAAATAAAAGAAATTGTAAAGCAATAGTATCTCTATTGGAAGACGATGCTTTAAATTTGAAGATTACATTAATTGCAAAAACATTAAATAAAAACATCAAAGTTGCTGTTAAATCTACAACTACAAATCATACGGAGAATTTAAAAGATCTAAATGCTGAGGTTGTTATTAATCCTTTTTCAATTATTTCATCAGAAATTAATATGGCACTTTCTGCCCCAAATCTATTTAAACTTGAAAAATGGTTATATGGTATTGATGATTTAAATGCAACTTTACCGATTTTTCCCAAAGGTCTTTATATTATATGTGGATATGGAAGAATGGGAAGAAAGATTTTTGAAAAATTAACAGATACCAATGTGGAAGTTAAATTGATTGAATTAGATAAAAATAAAGATAGAAAATTTACTCCAGATGAAATATCTCATTTAGTTTTCGGAAATGCAGATGACAAAGAGTTATTGTTAAATGTTGGAATAGAAAATGCAGTTGCAATAGTTGCAGCAACTGAAGATGATACTACTAATTTATCTATTTTAGCAACGGCTAAAAAGTTAAATCCTAATATTGTAACCATAGTTAGAGAAAATGATATTTTGGATGATTTTTTATTTAAGAATGCAAATATAAATCATATTTTTACACCTTCTAAGATTTTGGTAAATAAAGTTACAAATGCTTTAGTAAACCCACTTAGTGATAAATTTTTAAAGATGATTATAAAAAAAGACAATGAATGGGCATCAAAACTAGTTAGTAAGCTTTTACAAGAAATCGATGCTAAGCCACTTCTTTTGGAAGTTGAGATAAGTGAAAGTACAACTCCCCAAATTTTTAATTATTTAAAGTCAGAAGAAATAGCGTATTTAAGTTTATTAGGAATATCTTTACATAATAAAGAACATAGAAATAATATTGTTCCTTTGTTACTTCAACGAGAAAATGATATAATATTAACCCCTGAATGGGAAAATGAAATTAAAATAGGCGATAAAATTTTATTGGCATGCGATAATCATGCAAAAGATGATATAGAATATATTTGTCAAAATGCTTATGAATTTTATTATGCAATAACAGGTAAAGAAAAACGAACAATTTTTAAAGGAATTAAATGA
- a CDS encoding DUF6394 family protein, which produces MNLDKVISGFFIILAMTLNFGFFYGDIQSIESHSKYELFAAIIINLIATILKLGDKTQLGSVLLATSLVADIQLITAAIIWTVVAYSSTMDSSVMSVVVSLSGGALLANITSVALYVGDTLKSKR; this is translated from the coding sequence ATGAACTTAGATAAAGTAATTTCAGGATTTTTTATAATCCTTGCAATGACTTTAAATTTTGGATTTTTTTATGGAGATATTCAATCTATAGAAAGCCATAGTAAATATGAATTATTTGCAGCAATAATAATAAACTTAATTGCTACAATTTTAAAACTGGGTGATAAGACTCAGTTAGGTTCTGTATTATTAGCAACTTCATTAGTAGCTGATATTCAATTAATCACAGCAGCTATTATTTGGACAGTTGTTGCTTATTCATCTACTATGGATTCTTCAGTTATGTCAGTTGTTGTTTCTTTATCAGGTGGAGCATTATTAGCAAATATAACTTCAGTAGCACTTTATGTTGGTGATACACTAAAATCTAAGAGATAG
- a CDS encoding FMN-binding glutamate synthase family protein has protein sequence MSFLEDFTFWEEFWIIFAIIMIAWYIHDKYVQREHQLLVNYPIIGRLRYVFEEAREPFRQYFGDEKFYESKDKLDWVYKAARDLPNYASFSPSQPLPKPKFMIRHANIVLNDNEVEDKFEVTFGERRKKPYTAKSIIARSAMSDGSISPEGTRAFVQGSQIGGFPINSGEGGVTSNFFVTHVNYDSAYMKIVDSTPLKKKIKHYVKFFFNGSTAADVYRKLVFKNDPEAETYILDMKSKVFYRPNWDAPLESFPKEVPSDMPDIIFQISSGLYGARDKEGNFDPDRYQKVMRFCQMTEIKMAQGAKQTGGKLAGHKVTPAIAYYRNVEAYKDVFSPNRFPYANSIEELFDFVGKLQKLSEKPVGIKIVISDIENIEPYAKEIKKRIDQGNDAYPDYITIDAGSGGSATAPIEMMERVGLNVRDSVYLVNKVLIDYGVRDKVRLVASGKILTPDDIVIIMSLGADFLQIARGFMMSAGCIRARYCSGTTGRDCPVGLATQNKSKRRKYFVFRHATYVANYHKNLLKNVKGLLAIMGLKNINQLNKHRLLFLDKDSRVHDNIDEVFKRKLDLGKDLEDEYHELR, from the coding sequence ATGAGTTTTTTAGAAGATTTTACATTTTGGGAAGAGTTTTGGATTATTTTTGCAATCATTATGATTGCTTGGTATATTCATGATAAATATGTACAAAGAGAACATCAGTTACTTGTTAATTATCCAATTATTGGAAGATTAAGATATGTATTTGAAGAAGCCAGAGAACCTTTTAGACAATATTTTGGTGATGAAAAGTTTTATGAATCAAAAGATAAACTTGATTGGGTTTATAAAGCTGCAAGAGATTTGCCAAATTATGCATCTTTTTCACCATCTCAGCCTTTACCAAAACCAAAATTTATGATTAGACATGCAAATATTGTTTTAAATGATAATGAAGTTGAAGATAAATTTGAAGTAACTTTTGGTGAAAGAAGAAAAAAACCTTATACCGCAAAAAGTATAATTGCTAGATCTGCTATGAGTGATGGTTCTATTTCTCCTGAAGGAACAAGAGCTTTTGTTCAAGGATCTCAAATTGGTGGTTTTCCTATTAACTCAGGAGAAGGAGGTGTAACCTCTAACTTTTTTGTTACCCATGTTAATTATGATTCTGCATATATGAAAATAGTAGATAGTACGCCTTTAAAGAAAAAAATAAAACACTATGTTAAATTCTTTTTTAATGGTTCAACTGCTGCTGATGTATATAGAAAATTAGTTTTTAAAAATGATCCAGAAGCAGAAACTTATATTTTAGATATGAAAAGTAAAGTTTTTTATAGACCAAATTGGGATGCTCCTTTAGAAAGTTTCCCAAAAGAAGTTCCATCTGATATGCCTGATATTATATTCCAAATTAGTTCAGGTCTTTATGGTGCTAGGGATAAAGAAGGGAATTTTGATCCTGATAGATATCAAAAAGTTATGAGATTTTGTCAAATGACTGAAATCAAAATGGCTCAAGGTGCAAAACAAACAGGTGGAAAACTTGCAGGGCATAAAGTAACTCCAGCAATCGCATATTATAGAAACGTTGAAGCGTATAAAGACGTATTCTCACCAAATAGATTTCCATATGCGAATTCTATTGAAGAATTATTTGATTTTGTTGGAAAACTTCAAAAGTTATCTGAAAAACCAGTTGGTATTAAAATCGTAATTTCAGATATTGAAAATATTGAACCATATGCTAAAGAGATTAAAAAAAGAATAGATCAAGGAAATGATGCTTATCCTGATTATATTACAATTGATGCAGGAAGTGGTGGAAGTGCAACGGCTCCAATTGAAATGATGGAAAGAGTAGGTCTTAATGTTAGAGATTCTGTTTATTTAGTAAATAAAGTTTTAATAGATTATGGAGTAAGAGATAAGGTAAGACTAGTTGCAAGTGGTAAGATTTTAACACCTGATGATATTGTAATTATTATGAGCTTAGGAGCTGACTTCTTGCAAATTGCAAGGGGATTTATGATGAGTGCTGGATGTATTAGGGCACGTTATTGTTCAGGTACAACAGGTCGTGATTGTCCAGTTGGACTTGCAACTCAAAATAAGAGTAAAAGAAGAAAATATTTTGTATTTAGACATGCTACTTATGTGGCAAATTATCATAAAAATCTTTTAAAAAATGTAAAAGGTTTATTAGCAATCATGGGACTTAAAAATATTAATCAATTAAATAAACATAGATTACTATTTTTAGATAAAGATTCAAGAGTGCATGATAATATAGATGAAGTATTTAAAAGAAAATTAGATTTAGGAAAAGATTTGGAGGACGAATACCATGAACTTAGATAA
- a CDS encoding DMT family transporter, giving the protein MENQVNKGIQYMLYASVLFAFMGAAAKELSDSMSSVEVVFFRNIFGVFLILISIYNSPLKQIGGKFWLLVFRGMAGFIALLFFFYNIAEISLGEAMTFSKTSTIFTAIIAYFLLKEKLGIKGWLGVFVGFIGIVFITEFDGSSLEKTDYLGILSGVGAALAYTSVRELRNYYDSRAIVLSFMTVGTIGPLILMIISSFYSNESLDFMLGTFVMPQANDWIYIILLGIFATFAQIYMTKAYACAKAGIIGTISYSNILFSIILGLILGDNFPSISIVFGILLIILSGLLVSSKKE; this is encoded by the coding sequence ATGGAAAATCAAGTAAATAAAGGTATTCAATATATGCTTTATGCATCTGTATTGTTTGCATTTATGGGAGCTGCTGCAAAAGAACTTAGTGATTCTATGAGTTCTGTAGAAGTTGTTTTTTTTAGAAATATATTTGGAGTTTTTTTAATTTTAATATCAATATATAATTCACCTTTAAAGCAAATAGGTGGTAAGTTTTGGTTATTGGTATTTAGAGGAATGGCGGGTTTTATAGCTTTATTATTTTTCTTTTATAATATTGCAGAGATTTCACTTGGGGAAGCAATGACTTTTTCAAAAACATCTACAATCTTTACAGCAATTATTGCATATTTCTTACTAAAAGAAAAACTAGGAATAAAAGGTTGGCTTGGAGTTTTTGTAGGTTTCATAGGAATTGTATTTATAACAGAGTTTGATGGAAGTTCTTTAGAAAAAACAGATTATTTAGGAATACTTTCAGGAGTAGGGGCTGCTTTGGCTTATACATCTGTGCGAGAGCTTAGAAATTATTATGATTCAAGAGCTATAGTTTTATCTTTTATGACTGTTGGAACAATTGGACCTTTGATTTTAATGATAATTTCAAGTTTCTATTCAAATGAGTCTTTAGATTTTATGTTGGGTACTTTTGTAATGCCCCAGGCTAATGATTGGATATATATTATTTTATTGGGTATTTTTGCTACTTTTGCCCAAATTTACATGACAAAAGCTTACGCTTGTGCAAAAGCTGGAATTATTGGAACAATATCTTATAGCAACATACTTTTCTCAATAATTCTTGGACTAATACTAGGAGACAACTTTCCTAGTATTTCAATAGTTTTTGGTATACTATTGATAATTTTAAGTGGCTTGTTAGTATCAAGTAAAAAGGAATAA
- the murA gene encoding UDP-N-acetylglucosamine 1-carboxyvinyltransferase, with protein sequence MEYLKIVGGKDISGSVEISGAKNAALPLIACTILGKNEITIGNLPNVVDINTFLKLIKKLGGSFEKDNHTAKINTTTINNTTATYDIVKTMRASILVLGPILARFGHCEVSLPGGCAIGQRPVDLHLKALEQMGAKIEILHGYIRATAPNGLKGAKIVFDKVTVGGTENTVMAAALAHGTTTIINAAKEPEIVQLCEVLANSGVNIQGIGTSKIIIEGTGQKLIDIKPFDVIPDRIEAGTYMCAAAIKNQKLKIDKVVPLHLEAIISKLEEMNFEILQDENSVTILPTNEIKPVNIITTEYPGFPTDMQAQFMALATQANGTSTIDERLFENRFMHVSELLRLGADIHLNGNTATINGKKGTLNGTDVMATDLRASSALVLAALVADGETNIHRIYHLDRGYENLEGKLSKIGADVKRFTE encoded by the coding sequence ATGGAATACTTAAAAATTGTTGGGGGAAAAGATATTTCTGGAAGCGTAGAAATATCAGGAGCAAAAAATGCAGCCCTCCCTTTAATTGCTTGTACTATTTTAGGAAAAAATGAAATTACAATTGGAAACTTGCCAAACGTAGTTGATATCAATACTTTTTTAAAATTAATCAAAAAACTAGGTGGTAGTTTTGAAAAAGATAATCATACTGCAAAAATCAATACAACAACAATAAATAATACAACAGCTACTTATGATATTGTAAAAACAATGAGAGCTTCTATTTTAGTTTTAGGACCAATTCTTGCAAGATTTGGACACTGTGAAGTTTCACTTCCTGGTGGTTGTGCAATTGGACAAAGACCTGTTGATTTACACTTAAAAGCTTTAGAACAAATGGGTGCAAAAATCGAAATTTTGCACGGTTACATAAGAGCTACTGCACCAAATGGATTAAAAGGCGCAAAAATTGTATTTGATAAAGTTACAGTTGGTGGGACTGAAAATACAGTAATGGCAGCAGCATTAGCTCATGGAACAACTACAATAATAAATGCAGCAAAAGAGCCTGAAATTGTACAACTTTGTGAAGTATTAGCAAACTCAGGAGTAAATATTCAAGGTATTGGAACTTCAAAAATAATTATTGAAGGAACAGGACAAAAACTAATAGATATAAAACCTTTTGATGTTATTCCGGATAGAATTGAAGCTGGAACTTATATGTGTGCAGCAGCAATCAAAAATCAGAAATTAAAAATTGATAAAGTTGTTCCTTTACATTTAGAAGCAATTATCTCAAAACTTGAAGAGATGAATTTTGAAATTTTACAAGATGAAAACAGTGTTACAATTCTTCCTACAAATGAAATTAAACCTGTAAATATCATTACAACAGAGTATCCAGGATTTCCTACAGATATGCAAGCTCAATTTATGGCATTAGCAACTCAAGCAAATGGAACTAGTACAATTGATGAAAGACTATTTGAAAATAGATTTATGCATGTTAGTGAACTTTTAAGACTGGGAGCTGATATTCATTTAAATGGTAATACTGCAACTATAAATGGTAAAAAAGGAACTCTAAATGGGACTGATGTAATGGCTACAGATTTAAGAGCATCATCTGCTTTAGTTTTAGCGGCATTAGTTGCTGATGGAGAAACAAATATTCACAGAATCTATCATCTTGATAGGGGTTATGAAAACCTTGAAGGGAAACTTTCAAAAATTGGTGCTGATGTAAAAAGGTTTACAGAATAG
- a CDS encoding HNH endonuclease — protein sequence MRLELDFVIYASLLIAALLPLYIYRKRIFRAKYSDNGFSFFIKDLKLHMSEYHPKIKIDYSIIEKTQNELDLRVRETIIVENIVTQFFNYKYEKRTQESIPRDKLWSNYIEKSNSNPKYPNDWTQRKEISWKRDDKSCNRCGTKISLEASYTCFVQDIKDGGGYNIENIIILCSDCNKVINSTNPKNTISSLSLNDSLMVYVKS from the coding sequence TTGCGATTAGAATTAGATTTTGTTATTTATGCTAGTTTATTAATTGCTGCATTATTACCATTATATATTTATAGAAAAAGAATATTCCGTGCTAAATACAGTGATAATGGATTTTCTTTTTTTATAAAAGACTTAAAACTGCATATGTCAGAATATCATCCTAAAATAAAAATTGATTATTCAATAATTGAAAAAACTCAAAATGAACTAGATTTAAGAGTAAGAGAAACAATTATTGTTGAAAATATTGTTACTCAATTCTTTAACTATAAATATGAAAAAAGAACACAAGAATCTATTCCAAGAGATAAACTCTGGTCGAATTACATTGAAAAATCAAATTCAAATCCTAAATACCCAAATGATTGGACACAAAGAAAAGAAATATCATGGAAAAGAGATGATAAGTCTTGTAACAGATGTGGAACAAAAATCTCTCTAGAAGCTTCTTATACTTGTTTTGTCCAAGATATAAAAGATGGAGGAGGATACAATATTGAAAATATTATAATCTTATGTTCTGATTGTAACAAGGTTATAAATTCTACAAATCCAAAAAATACAATCAGTTCTCTTTCTTTAAATGATTCCTTAATGGTGTATGTAAAATCTTAA
- a CDS encoding type II secretion system protein GspD — protein MKVLLVLFFIFSFNYVINANDKININFKDLKISDLIKITSKVINKNILFTDEIEGTADFIPNKEVSKNELIRILDLVLEEKGYSLVSEKDILRVVKSSMLKKENLIIKLKNINASDAKKSLDLISLTMMNNQEEKTVIIENGYSNSLILIGQKKNLEILSKHIKSIDISSLSRKKEIRIFPLKNVEATNVIKILDEIINKREFINSADKPLFSLDIESNSIIIMGLPDEISSIDSLIKELDKEKTQVYVQARIIEVNDDLVNQIGVSYGIFGARASSNVLSSFSSSLNNGEIPSLFIDGLIIPDLTSGLALGASLNLLKQNGALDIVSEPSILAINNKESSIYVGETISIKVSSSVTDGGTIKENYEREDVGLTLKVKPRISNDTKVTLEIETILEGVKTTQTISGNADTSKKRIKTTTILNNGESVIIGGLIENKIESTNQKVPILGDIPLFGELFKNTVNNTEKNNLVVIVTPYLIPKTKDITFVRNKLSELKNLEDKYLADSLVRLKEESLKKKIDAKNREKKIIALTEKLEKLENTDNKTTKDDSQTEHEKRVAEILGY, from the coding sequence ATGAAAGTATTATTAGTACTTTTTTTTATCTTTTCTTTCAATTATGTAATTAATGCAAATGATAAGATAAATATAAATTTCAAAGATCTAAAAATAAGTGATTTAATTAAGATTACATCAAAAGTTATAAATAAAAACATATTATTTACAGATGAAATAGAAGGAACTGCTGATTTTATTCCTAATAAAGAAGTATCAAAAAATGAATTAATTAGAATACTAGATTTAGTATTAGAGGAAAAAGGTTATTCATTAGTAAGTGAGAAGGATATATTAAGAGTAGTAAAGTCTTCAATGTTAAAAAAAGAGAATTTAATAATAAAGTTAAAAAATATAAATGCAAGTGATGCTAAAAAAAGTTTAGATTTAATTTCTCTAACAATGATGAATAATCAAGAAGAAAAAACTGTAATAATTGAAAATGGATACAGTAATTCTTTAATATTAATTGGTCAAAAGAAAAATCTAGAAATATTATCTAAGCATATTAAATCAATTGATATTAGTAGTCTTTCAAGAAAAAAAGAGATTAGAATTTTCCCTTTAAAAAATGTTGAAGCTACAAATGTAATTAAAATTCTAGATGAAATTATTAATAAAAGAGAGTTTATTAATTCTGCTGATAAACCTCTCTTTTCATTGGATATAGAATCAAATTCTATTATTATCATGGGCCTTCCTGACGAAATATCTAGTATAGATAGTTTAATTAAAGAATTGGATAAAGAAAAAACTCAAGTATATGTTCAAGCTAGAATTATAGAAGTAAATGATGATTTAGTAAATCAAATTGGTGTTTCGTATGGAATTTTTGGTGCACGTGCAAGTAGTAATGTTTTATCAAGTTTCTCTTCAAGTTTGAATAATGGCGAAATTCCTTCTTTATTTATTGATGGCTTAATAATTCCTGACTTAACTTCAGGTTTAGCACTAGGAGCATCATTAAATCTACTTAAACAAAATGGAGCTTTAGATATTGTGTCAGAACCATCTATATTAGCTATAAATAATAAAGAAAGTTCTATTTATGTTGGAGAAACAATTTCAATAAAAGTTTCTTCAAGTGTAACTGATGGTGGAACAATAAAAGAAAACTATGAAAGGGAAGATGTTGGATTAACATTAAAAGTAAAACCTAGAATTTCAAATGATACAAAAGTTACTTTGGAAATTGAAACAATTTTAGAAGGAGTAAAAACAACTCAAACAATAAGTGGAAATGCTGATACTTCGAAGAAACGAATAAAAACAACTACAATTCTAAATAATGGAGAAAGTGTAATTATTGGTGGATTAATAGAAAATAAGATTGAATCTACAAATCAAAAAGTTCCTATATTAGGGGATATTCCTTTATTTGGGGAATTGTTTAAAAATACTGTAAATAATACAGAAAAAAACAACTTAGTAGTTATTGTAACTCCTTATTTAATTCCAAAAACAAAAGATATAACTTTTGTTAGAAATAAGTTAAGTGAACTTAAGAATCTTGAAGACAAATACTTAGCAGATAGTTTAGTAAGATTAAAAGAAGAATCATTAAAAAAGAAAATAGATGCAAAAAATAGAGAGAAAAAGATAATAGCTCTAACTGAGAAATTAGAAAAACTAGAAAATACAGATAATAAAACTACTAAAGATGATAGTCAAACAGAACATGAAAAAAGAGTTGCGGAGATATTAGGATACTAA